One window of the Cryptomeria japonica chromosome 7, Sugi_1.0, whole genome shotgun sequence genome contains the following:
- the LOC131030430 gene encoding cytochrome P450 750A1, with translation MDAFSFSEPPMTIGLSVLMAIFFWWVLKGGKINAKGLSLPPGPLGWPVIGNLHQLGDRPHRSLEELSKKYGCLMFMRLGSVPALVVSSSEMAKEILTTHDLAFGNRPATAAATYVAYGEIDPGMAPYGLYWRHMRKVCVMQLLSAKRVDSFACVREEEAAAGVRSIWDKSRNGMLPVNITAAIAAIISAVMWRVLAGTNSGAYSGSGDELGRMVSDVTDMVGAFNVGDFFPSGVWLDQLRGMKRRMTKTHDFFDRVVGKIIEQHEEQNKKVGGEKEHVKDLVDVLLDIEKEEPEDENGIKVSREHTKATIFDMFIGGIETTIVTLEWAMSEMIRNPQIAKKLKGEIESRVDKHRMVRECDLVNMEYLHCVVQETFRLHPAGPLMLPHESREACTVRGYHIPNKTRLVVNVWAMGRDPVVWEDPLKFDPERFMGKNVNGKGRDFNMLPFGAGRRGCPGAYLATQNINLVLAQLMHCFDWKLEGNEDPSFLDMTETFRTSIPRKVNLFAIPTLKVDMGS, from the exons ATGGATGCCTTTTCATTCTCAGAACCGCCCATGACAATTGGATTGTCAGTGTTAATGGCAATTTTCTTCTGGTGGGTATTAAAAGGAGGAAAGATAAATGCAAAGGGATTGTCATTACCACCTGGGCCATTAGGATGGCCTGTCATAGGAAATCTCCATCAGCTGGGAGATCGACCCCATCGTTCTCTGGAAGAGCTCTCCAAAAAATATGGGTGTTTGATGTTTATGAGACTCGGCTCTGTTCCCGCCCTCGTCGTTTCCTCTTCGGAAATGGCGAAGGAGATCTTGACAACACACGACCTGGCATTCGGGAACAGACCCGCAACGGCGGCTGCAACATATGTAGCATACGGAGAGATTGATCCAGGGATGGCCCCGTACGGACTGTACTGGCGGCACATGCGAAAAGTCTGCGTCATGCAATTGCTGAGTGCCAAGAGAGTCGACTCCTTCGCCTGCGTGCGAGAGGAAGAGGCGGCTGCGGGCGTGCGTTCTATTTGGGATAAGAGTAGGAACGGCATGCTGCCTGTCAACATCACAGCAGCCATAGCCGCCATCATTTCTGCCGTTATGTGGAGGGTTCTGGCCGGCACAAACTCTGGCGCGTATTCCGGGAGCGGCGATGAGCTTGGTAGGATGGTGAGTGACGTGACTGATATGGTTGGGGCGTTTAATGTTGGCGACTTCTTTCCTAGTGGAGTCTGGCTTGATCAGCTGAGAGGCATGAAGCGTCGAATGACAAAGACTCATGACTTCTTCGATCGAGTGGTGGGGAAAATTATAGAGCAGCATGAGGAGCAGAATAAAAAAGTGGGTGGGGAAAAAGAGCATGTCAAAGACTTGGTTGATGTACTTCTAGATATTGAGAAGGAAGAGCCTGAGGATGAGAATGGCATCAAGGTCAGCCGAGAACACACCAAGGCAACTATTTTC GACATGTTTATTGGTGGAATTGAGACAACGATTGTTACATTAGAATGGGCAATGAGTGAAATGATAAGAAACCCTCAAATAGCCAAGAAGTTGAAAGGAGAAATTGAGTCTAGAGTAGATAAACATCGCATGGTAAGGGAGTGTGATTTAGTAAATATGGAGTACCTTCACTGTGTGGTCCAAGAGACATTCCGTTTACATCCTGCGGGGCCTCTGATGTTGCCCCATGAGTCTAGAGAAGCTTGCACTGTTCGTGGCTACCACATACCTAACAAAACAAGGCTTGTGGTTAATGTATGGGCAATGGGAAGAGATCCAGTGGTATGGGAGGATCCCCTAAAATTCGATCCCGAAAGGTTTATGGGAAAGAATGTAAATGGAAAAGGTCGAGATTTCAACATGCTCCCATTTGGTGCTGGAAGGAGAGGTTGTCCTGGAGCTTACCTTGCCACTCAGAACATCAACCTTGTTTTGGCTCAACTCATGCATTGCTTTGATTGGAAACTTGAAGGTAATGAAGATCCATCATTTTTGGATATGACTGAAACGTTCAGAACTAGCATCCCTCGAAAAGTGAATCTTTTCGCTATTCCCACCTTGAAAGTAGATATGGGTTCTTAG